In the Phaeobacter piscinae genome, GCACAGACGCCCGAAACAGAAAACCGCCGCATCCGGGCTAGGATCGCGGCGGTTTTTTTATGTTATGCTGGTGGATATGGCGCTGGCCGTTCAGATCTTTCGCAGGGCCAGCACCGCGTTCAACCCGCCAAAGGCAAAGGCATTGCTGAGGGCGACAGTCACATCAGCCTGCCGTGCCTCATTCGGCACCACATCAAGCGCGCATTCGGGATCGGGTTCCTCATAGCCGATGGTGGGCGCCACGATACCGTCGCGCAGCGCCATGATGCAGGCCAGCAGTTCCACCGCGCCTGTGCCGCCGATCAGATGGCCGTGCATGGACTTGGTGGAGGAGATCATCAAATTATCAGCATGCGGACCAAAGACATCGGCCACGGCCGCGCACTCTGTCTTGTCGTTGGCGGCAGTTCCGGTGCCATGGGCGTTGACATAGCCGACATCTTCGGGGTTCAGCCTCGCATCCTGCAAGGCGCCTGCAATGGCCCGCGCCGCGCCTTGTTTGCTGGGCATCACGATATCGGCGGCATCTGATGACATGGCAAAGCCGATGACCTCACAGATGATATCGGCGCCGCGGGAACGGGCGTGTTCGTAGTCTTCGAAAACAAAGACACCGGCCCCTTCGCCCTGCACCATCCCATTGCGATTGGCGCTGAAGGGGCGGCAGGCATCGCGTGACATCACCCGAAGCCCCTCCCAGGCCTTCACCCCGCCAAAGCACAGCATCGATTCAGATCCGCCTGTAATCATCACCGGCGCCATACCGGAGCGGACCATTTGAAACGCCTGTGCCATCGCATGATTGGAGGAGGCGCAGGCGGTGGAGACCGTGAAACTCGGCCCCTTCAGATTGTGCTCCATGGACACATGGCTGGCTGCGGCGTTGTTCATCAACTTTGGAACGACGAAGGGATGGACCCGATTTTTCCCCGCCTCATAGACAGACCGATAGTTATCGTCCCAGGTCGAGACACCACCGCCTGCCGTGCCCAGTACCACGCCGGATTTCTGCGACAGCTCGCCATGAAATTCCAGACCCGATTGGTCTATCGCCTCTTTGGCGGCAGTCAATGTGAATTGGGTAAACCGGTCATAAAGGCTCATCTGTTGGCGATTAAAACGTCCCTCCGCCTCAAAGCCGCGCACCTGGCCCCCAATGCGGATGGACAGGCGATCAACATCCTGAAACTCAAGTTCGCCAATGCCGCAGCGCCCTTCGGCCATGGAGGCCATGGTCTCGGACACGGTGTGGCCAAGCGCGTTGATCGTGCCCATCCCGGTGATGACAACCCGGTTCATCCGTCGTCTCCAACCCGATCCCGCATAGTCATTTTTCTGAAATCAGCGTGTCGATACCTGCGATGATCGCCGCCACGTTGGAGATGTCGAAATCGCTTTTTTCCGGTTCATTGGCATTGAACGGAATGGTGATATCAAACTCTTCCTCGATGGCGAAGATGCTCTCAACGAGGCCGAGGCTGTCGATCCCCAGATCCTCCAGTGTGCTGTCGAGTGTCACATCCGACGGCTCCAGCACGGCCTGTTCGGCAATGATGGCGATGACCTTGTCCTGCGTGCTCATAGGGGACCCCTGATCAATGGTATTTTGCGTCATGTAGTGGCTGCGCCGTTATTTGAAAACCGCCTTCTTCAGCGCTTCAATGTCGCGCATCAGACGGCCCAGGCGCCGCTGCCCCTTATACATTTCGGTATGTGTCTCCATTTTGACAGCCGGATATCCCATCACCACGCGGCCTGCCGGAACATTGGACAGGATCTTGGTGCCGCCGCCTGCGATCACGCCATCACCGATGAAGAGATTGTCTGCAACGCCGGTCTGCCCGCCCAGAACCACGTTGTTGCCGATATCAACCGAACCGGAAATCCCGGTCTGTCCGCAGAGCAGGCAATCCCGGCCCACACGGGTGTTGTGGCCGACATGCACAAGGTTATCCAGCTTGCTGCCGTTGCCGATCACCGTGTTGCGGATGGTGCCGTTGTCGATGGTACAGTTGCTGCCAAGTTCGACATCATCGCCTATCTCCACGGCCCCGAGCGAATGGATGCGCAGCCAGCTTTGCGCTTTGCTTTCGCCCTGATCGCCCATTGTTTTGCGGGCAGTTTCCACGCCTGACACCTCAGGGGTGACATAGGAAAACCCATCACCACCAACCCGCGCGCCGGGTTGGGCACGAAACCGGTCGCCGATTGTGGCGCGCGCGCCAATGCTGACGGATTCGCGCAGCTGGGCGTTCTGGCCCAGGGTCACATCCGCTCCGATGTGGCATTGTGGGCCGATCACCGAGCCTGCACCAATGCGCGCGCCTGCGGCGATCACCGCCAGCGGGCCAACACAGACGCCCTCACCCAGTTCGGCGGTAGGGTCGACAACGGCACTGGGGTGAATGCCTGTGCCAAATCCCTGTCCGGGATCCAGCAGCCGGGTGATGCCGCCCATGGCCAAGCGGGGGCGTGGCGCAAAGATGGCCGCCTGTAGGCCCATAGTCTGCCAGTCGGCGCCTTCCCAGACCAGCGCCACACGGGCGCTGCCCTCGTCCAGGCTCTCGGCGTATTTGGGGGCCATCGCCATCGCCAGATCATCCGGCCCGGCGTCCTGAGGTTCAGCGGCCCGCAGCACCGTCAGATCCAGATCTCCCTCAGCCTCTGCCTGAAGCGAGGCGGCGATTTCGCGGACTGTAAACATGTCGGGCCCTTCCGGTCTGTTGCCTTTAGGCCCGAGGATTACCCTTGTACGCCCGGCAACACCACCCCTGCCCGTTCCAGCGCGGCCCATACCTTGGCGTCACGGCCATAGATATCGCGACGGTACTCTGGCTGCCCCTTCGGCGTTACAAAGGCGGTGCGATAGATAATGTGTACCGGCACCTTCTGATCCAGAACGACCTTGGTCTCTTTTCCGCTGTTCAGGATGCGGTGAAAGAAGTCCTTGGGGTTTTCAGTCTGGCGCGCCAGCAGAGCATACGCAAATTCAAAGGGTTGCGCGAGGCGGATACAGCCATGCGAGAAGGCGCGGACCTCCCGTTGAAAGAGGCTCTTCTGCGGCGTGTCATGCAGGTAGATATTGTATTTGTTCGGGAACATGAACTTGACCAGGCCAAGCGCGTTCTTACGGCTGGGTGGCTGGCGCATCGCAAAAGGGAACGTTCGCGCGGTATATTTGGAAAAATCAGCGGTGGCGCGATTCACCTTGCGGCCGCGGCTGTCGGTGATTTCGATGTGGCCGACCGCATTTGGGTTGTTGCGCAGCTTGGGCAGATATTCCTTGGTCACGATGGAGCGTGGAACATACCAGCTGGGGTTGATGACCATATGCTCCATCTCGTCGGAGAACTCCGGCGAGCGTCGGTCTGCATTGTCTTTGCCAATGACGGAGCGCGTCACAAAGGTCACTTCGCCGTTGTCGATAATCTTGGCAGTAAAGTCGGTTTGGTTCACCAGAACATGGCGGGTTCCGCGCTCCGGCGTCAGCCAGCGCTCACGCTCCATTGCGACAAGAACCGACTTCAGCCGCGCCGAGACCGGTTTGTTGATTTCCGCGAGGGTGCCGCCACCGGCAACACCATCAGCGTTAAGGCCATGGTCCGATTGGAACGCCTGAACCGCGCGTTCCAGCGCACCGTCATAGCTGCGCGCGGCACTGCGCGGAAGGTAGCCCATGGCGGTAAGGCGGTTGCGCAGCGCGATGACTGCGGGGCCGCTGTCTCCGCTCTCCAGTTTCTTGGCCGCGACCTGCGGCCCCCAACCACCTGCCTGCTGCAGCGCCTCCAGGCGCATCTTCTCACGCAGCAAGG is a window encoding:
- a CDS encoding beta-ketoacyl-[acyl-carrier-protein] synthase family protein, yielding MNRVVITGMGTINALGHTVSETMASMAEGRCGIGELEFQDVDRLSIRIGGQVRGFEAEGRFNRQQMSLYDRFTQFTLTAAKEAIDQSGLEFHGELSQKSGVVLGTAGGGVSTWDDNYRSVYEAGKNRVHPFVVPKLMNNAAASHVSMEHNLKGPSFTVSTACASSNHAMAQAFQMVRSGMAPVMITGGSESMLCFGGVKAWEGLRVMSRDACRPFSANRNGMVQGEGAGVFVFEDYEHARSRGADIICEVIGFAMSSDAADIVMPSKQGAARAIAGALQDARLNPEDVGYVNAHGTGTAANDKTECAAVADVFGPHADNLMISSTKSMHGHLIGGTGAVELLACIMALRDGIVAPTIGYEEPDPECALDVVPNEARQADVTVALSNAFAFGGLNAVLALRKI
- a CDS encoding acyl carrier protein; its protein translation is MSTQDKVIAIIAEQAVLEPSDVTLDSTLEDLGIDSLGLVESIFAIEEEFDITIPFNANEPEKSDFDISNVAAIIAGIDTLISEK
- the lpxD gene encoding UDP-3-O-(3-hydroxymyristoyl)glucosamine N-acyltransferase — encoded protein: MFTVREIAASLQAEAEGDLDLTVLRAAEPQDAGPDDLAMAMAPKYAESLDEGSARVALVWEGADWQTMGLQAAIFAPRPRLAMGGITRLLDPGQGFGTGIHPSAVVDPTAELGEGVCVGPLAVIAAGARIGAGSVIGPQCHIGADVTLGQNAQLRESVSIGARATIGDRFRAQPGARVGGDGFSYVTPEVSGVETARKTMGDQGESKAQSWLRIHSLGAVEIGDDVELGSNCTIDNGTIRNTVIGNGSKLDNLVHVGHNTRVGRDCLLCGQTGISGSVDIGNNVVLGGQTGVADNLFIGDGVIAGGGTKILSNVPAGRVVMGYPAVKMETHTEMYKGQRRLGRLMRDIEALKKAVFK
- a CDS encoding L,D-transpeptidase family protein; this translates as MSPVIVTRAISTVGPTLKAGLFALALGGFALGAPDGATAQVTAFKQAVAEAASASDPVAQFYREAGYTAIWTGRDDAARSRRAALFRALGEAPMHGLPDRTSEINALMDVLKSVQTTRDLGRAEVAMSRALVGYASDLQTGLLQPRQIDDGIVRKKHQPDFAAYLAGMRDQAPVAYLRSLAPQSAQYQALLREKMRLEALQQAGGWGPQVAAKKLESGDSGPAVIALRNRLTAMGYLPRSAARSYDGALERAVQAFQSDHGLNADGVAGGGTLAEINKPVSARLKSVLVAMERERWLTPERGTRHVLVNQTDFTAKIIDNGEVTFVTRSVIGKDNADRRSPEFSDEMEHMVINPSWYVPRSIVTKEYLPKLRNNPNAVGHIEITDSRGRKVNRATADFSKYTARTFPFAMRQPPSRKNALGLVKFMFPNKYNIYLHDTPQKSLFQREVRAFSHGCIRLAQPFEFAYALLARQTENPKDFFHRILNSGKETKVVLDQKVPVHIIYRTAFVTPKGQPEYRRDIYGRDAKVWAALERAGVVLPGVQG